The Ruania alba genome window below encodes:
- a CDS encoding bile acid:sodium symporter family protein, with protein sequence MKRVIRGLDPFVLLILGALVLGLVLPISEPVLDGVGRVGDVAIFLLFLVYGMRLRTTEVLGSLRNWRLQGGILAATYLIFPALGLLISWAVAPIVGAALAAGVLYLSLLPSTVQASVAFVSVARGNVAGAISAATISNVVGMVATPLLVLWLMGSSGATGMGGIRSVLLQLLLPFVIGQVLQPWVGDWVRSHKPLTTVLDRGTVILLVFAAVASATADGVWQEVSAVMLVALLGVSGLLLTVLLLITWWGGKGLGLDVADRIALLMCGSKKSLATGLPMALVLFPAAAAATIAVPVIIFHQLQLVVCAAIARRLAAR encoded by the coding sequence GTGAAGCGGGTCATTCGCGGGCTCGACCCGTTCGTGCTGCTCATCCTCGGCGCGTTGGTGCTCGGGCTGGTGCTGCCGATATCTGAGCCCGTATTGGACGGGGTGGGCCGCGTCGGCGACGTCGCGATCTTCCTGCTGTTCTTGGTCTACGGCATGCGGCTGCGCACCACCGAGGTGCTCGGCTCGCTGCGCAATTGGCGGCTCCAGGGCGGGATCCTCGCGGCGACCTATCTGATCTTTCCCGCGCTCGGGTTGCTCATCTCCTGGGCTGTCGCTCCGATCGTGGGCGCTGCGCTGGCCGCCGGTGTGCTGTACCTGAGCCTGCTCCCCTCCACGGTGCAGGCCTCAGTGGCGTTCGTCTCGGTGGCACGAGGGAATGTGGCCGGGGCGATCAGTGCGGCCACGATCTCCAACGTGGTGGGGATGGTGGCCACCCCCTTGCTGGTGCTGTGGCTGATGGGCTCGTCCGGTGCCACCGGGATGGGCGGCATCCGCTCGGTGCTGCTGCAGCTGCTGCTGCCCTTCGTGATCGGCCAGGTGTTGCAGCCCTGGGTGGGGGACTGGGTGCGGTCGCACAAGCCCCTCACCACGGTGCTGGATCGGGGCACCGTGATTCTGCTGGTGTTCGCCGCGGTCGCCTCGGCCACCGCCGACGGCGTCTGGCAGGAGGTCTCGGCCGTCATGCTCGTGGCCCTGCTCGGGGTGAGCGGTCTGCTCCTCACGGTGCTGCTGCTGATCACCTGGTGGGGCGGCAAGGGACTCGGACTCGATGTGGCGGACCGGATCGCGCTGCTGATGTGCGGGTCGAAGAAGTCACTGGCCACCGGTCTGCCGATGGCCCTGGTGCTGTTCCCTGCTGCCGCGGCCGCCACCATCGCGGTGCCGGTGATCATCTTCCACCAGCTGCAGCTCGTGGTCTGCGCCGCGATCGCCCGCCGGCTCGCGGCCCGCTGA
- a CDS encoding FtsX-like permease family protein encodes MRAALDMWLLLRRRSAGSTDPQRLTSVLAVTAFAVTTAVVLVVIGGLLAFIERAEQPGMESDGGFYVMLAGTATVLLMVPLVTLGGAAARLAVARRDERLAALRLAGATTGQVSLLTVLDASVQALVGAALGAAGPFVLIPLVMPLPFQDNPFGYAELVPPWWVFVAAIGGVTIVALVSAGASLRKVAITPLGVAARTKPKALHWSRVLPVVGFAVVFAVLLQTGQAGIMVLVLFVAAGFAMMNALGPWVMGVIGRVAVKRSKDAASLIAARRIIDSPRTAWRSVGGVALATFIAGLTAAIAMYGSADDADRMIADMAMGGFLTLAIAGVVAAVSTGVMQAGRVIDQGAEYRALHLAGTDLRVLNAARVRETLVPLAAAVGLATACALLFMVPALGFAFLSAGPVLIQFALSVAGACALVLLGVLASGRVVRTVLA; translated from the coding sequence ATGAGGGCCGCGCTCGACATGTGGCTGCTGCTGCGCCGCCGCAGCGCCGGATCCACCGATCCCCAGCGCCTCACCAGCGTGCTCGCCGTCACGGCATTCGCCGTCACGACGGCGGTGGTGCTGGTGGTCATCGGCGGTCTGCTCGCGTTCATCGAGCGCGCCGAGCAGCCAGGGATGGAGTCCGACGGCGGCTTCTACGTCATGCTCGCGGGTACCGCCACGGTTCTGCTGATGGTGCCACTGGTCACCCTCGGCGGGGCCGCGGCACGTCTGGCCGTGGCCCGCCGCGATGAGCGGCTGGCGGCACTTCGGCTCGCCGGTGCCACGACCGGCCAGGTGTCGCTGTTGACGGTGCTGGATGCCTCCGTGCAGGCGCTCGTCGGTGCGGCGCTCGGCGCTGCCGGCCCCTTCGTACTGATTCCGTTGGTGATGCCGCTCCCGTTCCAGGACAACCCGTTCGGCTACGCCGAGCTGGTGCCGCCGTGGTGGGTGTTCGTGGCCGCGATCGGCGGCGTCACCATCGTGGCGCTGGTCTCGGCGGGAGCAAGCCTGCGGAAGGTGGCGATCACCCCGCTCGGTGTGGCAGCACGGACCAAGCCGAAGGCACTGCACTGGTCCCGGGTGCTGCCGGTGGTGGGCTTCGCGGTCGTGTTTGCCGTGCTGCTGCAGACGGGGCAGGCGGGCATCATGGTGCTCGTTCTCTTCGTGGCCGCCGGGTTCGCCATGATGAATGCGCTGGGCCCGTGGGTGATGGGTGTGATCGGCCGGGTCGCCGTGAAGCGCAGCAAGGACGCGGCCTCCCTGATCGCGGCGCGCCGCATCATCGACTCCCCACGGACTGCCTGGCGCAGCGTGGGCGGGGTGGCCCTGGCCACGTTCATCGCCGGTCTCACGGCGGCGATCGCGATGTATGGCAGCGCCGACGACGCCGACCGGATGATTGCGGATATGGCCATGGGCGGCTTCCTGACGCTGGCCATCGCCGGCGTGGTGGCCGCCGTGTCCACTGGCGTGATGCAGGCAGGGCGTGTGATCGATCAGGGGGCTGAGTACCGGGCGCTGCATCTGGCCGGTACCGACCTGCGGGTGCTGAACGCAGCACGGGTGCGCGAGACGCTGGTCCCGCTGGCGGCCGCCGTGGGACTGGCGACGGCGTGTGCCCTGCTGTTCATGGTTCCTGCCCTCGGGTTCGCGTTCCTCAGCGCTGGCCCGGTGCTGATCCAGTTCGCGCTCAGCGTGGCCGGCGCCTGCGCCCTGGTGCTGCTCGGAGTGCTCGCGTCCGGGCGGGTCGTGCGTACCGTGCTCGCCTGA
- a CDS encoding ABC transporter ATP-binding protein — protein MTTRSPLSAHRLVKTYGTDGVTTTALAGVDLTVAPGESIAVMGPSGSGKTTLLHCLAGILTPTQGEVLWAGQDLASLSESARTALRRTDFGFVFQSGQLLPELPADENAALPLMLGGMPRQSATQTAQRWLEYLGLAGMAQRRPGELSGGQAQRVAIARALVGSPGVVFADEPTGALDQETGHEVLQVLTEATRATGAALVIVTHDPQVARWCSRTVQMQDGQVVAEHRPEDLVEHPVPARLTQQLQPAPRPFDRVPR, from the coding sequence ATGACCACACGCTCTCCACTCTCCGCCCATCGCCTGGTGAAGACCTACGGCACTGACGGCGTCACGACCACGGCCCTTGCCGGCGTCGATCTCACCGTTGCGCCGGGCGAGTCGATCGCCGTCATGGGGCCATCCGGGTCCGGGAAGACGACGCTGCTGCACTGCCTCGCCGGCATCCTCACCCCCACCCAGGGTGAGGTGCTCTGGGCCGGACAGGATCTCGCCTCGCTCTCCGAGTCGGCACGCACCGCACTGCGCCGCACGGACTTCGGTTTCGTGTTCCAGTCCGGCCAACTGCTCCCCGAGCTCCCCGCCGACGAGAACGCCGCACTCCCCCTGATGCTCGGCGGCATGCCCCGCCAGAGTGCCACTCAGACCGCGCAACGCTGGCTTGAGTACCTCGGTCTGGCCGGGATGGCGCAGCGCCGCCCAGGTGAGCTCTCCGGCGGGCAGGCTCAGCGCGTGGCCATTGCCCGCGCGCTGGTGGGATCCCCCGGGGTCGTGTTCGCCGACGAACCCACCGGCGCACTGGACCAGGAGACCGGGCACGAGGTGCTCCAGGTACTCACCGAGGCCACCCGAGCCACCGGCGCCGCCCTGGTGATCGTCACCCATGACCCGCAGGTCGCTCGCTGGTGCTCGCGCACCGTGCAGATGCAAGACGGACAGGTCGTGGCCGAGCACCGCCCCGAGGACCTCGTCGAGCACCCTGTACCTGCCCGACTCACCCAGCAGCTCCAGCCGGCGCCGCGCCCGTTCGACCGGGTGCCCCGATGA
- a CDS encoding sugar phosphate isomerase/epimerase family protein — MTGAPISVQLYSVRDAMNADMTATLRRIADIGYTNAEAFGFADRVDDYKAAKDASGLQIPSGHAKLVEAEDPAAIFDAATTLGISTVIDPAIHADKWSDRAGVEALAARLNELAGQAADQGLTVGYHNHWWELAEIDGTPALEILAAALDERIVLEVDTYWAEVGGQSAPALLERLGSQVGFLHVKDGPLTRDNKAQLPAGAGQVPIEAILAAAPDAVRVVEFDDYAGDVFEGIATSLAYLKERA; from the coding sequence ATGACCGGAGCACCGATCTCCGTCCAGCTGTACTCCGTCCGCGACGCCATGAACGCGGACATGACCGCCACGTTGCGCCGCATCGCCGACATCGGTTACACCAATGCCGAGGCGTTCGGTTTTGCCGACCGGGTCGACGACTACAAGGCCGCCAAGGACGCCTCAGGCCTGCAGATCCCGTCCGGGCACGCCAAGCTCGTCGAGGCCGAGGACCCGGCGGCGATCTTCGACGCCGCCACGACACTCGGAATCAGCACCGTGATCGACCCCGCGATCCACGCCGACAAGTGGAGTGACCGGGCCGGTGTGGAAGCTCTTGCCGCGCGCCTGAACGAGCTCGCCGGACAGGCCGCTGACCAGGGCCTGACGGTCGGGTACCACAACCACTGGTGGGAGCTCGCCGAGATCGACGGCACCCCGGCGCTGGAGATCCTCGCCGCCGCGCTCGACGAGCGGATCGTGCTCGAGGTGGACACGTACTGGGCCGAGGTTGGTGGCCAGTCGGCCCCCGCGCTGCTCGAGCGGCTCGGGAGCCAGGTCGGATTCCTGCACGTCAAGGACGGCCCGCTCACTCGCGACAACAAGGCGCAGTTGCCTGCCGGTGCCGGCCAGGTGCCGATCGAGGCCATCCTCGCCGCCGCCCCGGACGCCGTGCGCGTGGTGGAGTTCGACGACTACGCCGGCGACGTGTTCGAGGGCATCGCCACGAGCCTGGCCTACCTGAAGGAGCGCGCATGA
- a CDS encoding Gfo/Idh/MocA family protein, protein MSGKVGVGIIGAGVISTQYLKNLTSFSDLEILFIADLDVERARAQAEEFGVPGHGTVADLLAVDQVEIVVNLTIPAVHAEVGQQIVAAGKHQWSEKPLALDRASARALLDSAAAAGLRVACAPDTVLGAGLQTTFREIRSGRIGTPLNALVLLQNPGPESWHPSPEFLFDVGAGPLFDIGPYHLTALVHMLGPVTRVSATHSTARTTRVIGSGPKAGTEFPVNVPTHHSALIEFASGASAQAVFSFESTINRAKLEVTGTDGAFEVPDPNKFDGPTVYWAPGTKEASDIEAVGATSTRGTGVLELARAIRAGEPERASGEIAFHVLDVMIAISEAAASGTAVEVTSTVTVPDSLAEDWDPAAATL, encoded by the coding sequence ATGAGCGGGAAGGTGGGCGTTGGCATCATCGGCGCCGGCGTGATCAGCACGCAGTACCTGAAGAACCTCACCTCCTTCAGCGACCTGGAGATTCTGTTCATCGCCGACCTCGACGTAGAGCGCGCCCGCGCCCAGGCCGAAGAGTTCGGGGTGCCGGGCCACGGCACGGTGGCCGATCTGCTCGCCGTCGACCAGGTGGAGATCGTCGTCAACCTCACCATCCCGGCCGTGCACGCCGAGGTGGGGCAGCAGATCGTGGCTGCCGGTAAGCACCAGTGGAGCGAGAAGCCGCTCGCGCTGGACCGGGCGTCCGCCCGGGCGCTGCTGGATTCCGCCGCTGCCGCGGGGCTGCGCGTGGCGTGTGCCCCGGACACTGTGCTCGGCGCCGGTCTCCAGACCACGTTCCGAGAGATTCGTTCCGGGCGCATCGGCACCCCACTGAACGCGCTGGTGCTGCTGCAGAACCCGGGCCCGGAGTCCTGGCACCCGAGCCCGGAGTTCCTCTTCGACGTCGGCGCAGGTCCGCTCTTCGACATCGGCCCGTACCACCTGACGGCGCTGGTCCACATGCTCGGACCCGTCACCCGCGTGAGCGCGACCCACTCGACGGCGCGTACGACCCGCGTGATCGGGTCAGGTCCGAAGGCAGGAACGGAGTTCCCGGTGAACGTCCCCACGCACCACAGCGCATTGATTGAGTTCGCCTCGGGCGCCAGTGCCCAAGCGGTGTTCAGCTTCGAGTCGACGATCAATCGGGCGAAGCTCGAAGTGACGGGCACCGACGGAGCGTTCGAAGTGCCGGACCCGAACAAGTTCGACGGCCCGACCGTCTACTGGGCGCCGGGAACAAAGGAGGCCAGCGATATCGAGGCCGTCGGAGCCACGTCCACCCGTGGTACCGGGGTGCTCGAACTGGCTCGGGCGATCCGTGCGGGTGAGCCCGAACGCGCCTCCGGCGAGATCGCCTTCCACGTGCTCGACGTCATGATCGCGATCTCCGAGGCGGCAGCCTCCGGGACCGCCGTCGAGGTGACCAGCACGGTGACCGTGCCTGACTCGCTTGCCGAGGACTGGGATCCCGCCGCGGCGACGCTCTGA
- a CDS encoding dicarboxylate/amino acid:cation symporter, which produces MSSGTTPETSTRRRLRLPSFSVQIVLGLVLGALLGWVALQMGTVGAEEDPNWLTETLATIGGSFVTLLRAIVPPLVFLAIVASIANLRKVSNAARLAGQTLLWFAITAGISVAIGMALGLITRPGENTSISADLAEEPGRTGSWVDFLTGLIPSNFLGLDVGLRGDSVSLNFSVLQIVVIALVVGIAALRSGQKADAFLSFNASALAVIQKVLWWIIRLAPLGTLGLIGRAVATYGTELFAPLATFAVAIYVGLAIVLFALYPILLRVNGLPVLSYFRGAWPAIQLGFVSRSSIGTLPVTERVTERNLGVPREYASFAVPLGATTKMDGCAAIYPAIAAIFVAQFYGIQLTVTDYLLIAFVSVVGSAATAGLTGALVMLTLTLSTLGLPLEGVGLLLAVDPILDMGRTAVNVAGQALVPTIVAKREGILDEERYRSGNAESLFADDDDTGEAPAADHSESKRVSTPA; this is translated from the coding sequence GTGTCCAGCGGCACAACCCCTGAAACCTCCACCCGGCGCCGTCTGCGGCTGCCGTCCTTCAGCGTCCAGATCGTGCTCGGTCTGGTGCTCGGCGCACTTCTCGGCTGGGTCGCTCTGCAGATGGGCACCGTGGGTGCTGAGGAGGACCCGAACTGGCTCACCGAGACCCTCGCCACCATCGGTGGATCGTTCGTGACCCTGTTGCGTGCGATCGTGCCGCCGCTGGTGTTCCTCGCGATCGTCGCCTCCATCGCCAACCTGCGCAAGGTCTCCAACGCTGCCCGGCTGGCAGGCCAGACACTGCTCTGGTTCGCCATCACCGCCGGGATCTCCGTGGCGATCGGTATGGCGCTGGGACTGATCACCCGGCCCGGGGAGAACACCTCGATCAGTGCTGACCTCGCCGAGGAGCCGGGCCGCACGGGCAGCTGGGTGGACTTCCTCACCGGCCTGATCCCGAGCAACTTCCTGGGCCTGGACGTCGGATTGCGGGGAGACTCGGTCTCGCTCAACTTCAGTGTGCTGCAGATCGTGGTGATCGCCCTTGTGGTGGGGATCGCCGCACTGCGCTCGGGCCAGAAGGCGGACGCCTTCCTCAGCTTCAACGCCTCAGCTCTCGCGGTGATCCAGAAGGTCCTCTGGTGGATCATCCGGCTCGCCCCGCTCGGCACTCTCGGCCTCATCGGGCGCGCCGTGGCCACCTACGGCACGGAACTGTTCGCACCCTTGGCGACCTTCGCCGTCGCCATCTATGTGGGCCTGGCAATCGTGCTGTTCGCGCTGTACCCCATCCTGTTGCGTGTCAACGGGCTGCCGGTGCTGTCCTACTTCCGCGGCGCATGGCCAGCGATCCAGCTCGGTTTCGTCTCCCGCTCCTCGATCGGAACTCTCCCGGTGACCGAACGCGTGACGGAGCGGAACCTCGGTGTGCCGCGCGAGTACGCCTCGTTCGCGGTGCCGCTGGGCGCCACCACCAAGATGGACGGTTGCGCGGCCATCTACCCGGCGATCGCGGCAATCTTCGTGGCCCAGTTCTACGGGATCCAGCTCACGGTGACCGACTACCTGCTCATCGCGTTCGTCTCCGTGGTGGGGTCGGCCGCGACGGCAGGACTCACCGGCGCGCTGGTGATGCTCACCCTGACCCTGTCCACCCTGGGGCTGCCCCTGGAGGGTGTGGGCCTGTTGCTCGCCGTGGACCCGATCCTGGACATGGGGCGCACGGCCGTGAATGTCGCCGGACAGGCCCTCGTGCCGACGATCGTGGCCAAGCGTGAAGGCATCCTCG